One part of the Amphiura filiformis chromosome 5, Afil_fr2py, whole genome shotgun sequence genome encodes these proteins:
- the LOC140151880 gene encoding centriole, cilia and spindle-associated protein-like, translated as MVCKKSEYRKQFRKPSWGSHINHYNEKVDYCKHRRYLEHRHTFVPWDWDSSSNGSTGSSDDRPQTAPNRNNNGGGVSKGRKDIQQHPPPEGRDEDRRREAQQRLAPPEPGNRVEQDRGRRALRESNNLQQPPRSQSKPQPVVSVRPKPSTSPPKTRKVPPGKGKLADQPPWKPPIAAYGWADSSRDVASKLTYNVKSSAHPAYVHPSAIRAMKHKEMLAAERQKEEDRLARYGKPTARAVFTVIPPRENVWLTTYQSSYCSPEKPS; from the exons ATGGTGTGTAAGAAAAGTGAATATCGCAAGCAATTCAGGAAGCCGTCATGGGGAAGCCACATTAACCACTACAATGAGAAAGTTGACTATTGTAAACATCGCAGATATCTGGAACACAGGCACACATTTGTACCATGGGACTGGGATAGCAGTAGTAACGGCAGCACTGGTAGTAGCGATGACAGGCCTCAAACCGCACCAAATAGGAACAACAATGGAGGAGGCGTGAGCAAAGGACGAAAAGATATACAGCAGCATCCACCACCTGAAGGGAGAGATGAGGACAGGAGAAGAGAGGCTCAACAGAGATTAGCTCCACCTGAGCCTGGGAATAGAGTGGAACAGGACAGAGGAAGAAGAGCATTACGTGAAAGTAACAATT tacaaCAGCCTCCTAGATCTCAAAGTAAGCCTCAGCCAGTAGTTTCAGTGAGACCCAAACCAAGCACATCTCCACCAAAGACAAGAAAGGTACCACCTGGGAAAGGCAAGTTGGCAGACCAACCACCATGGAAGCCTCCTATTGCGGCATATGGCTGGGCAGATTCCAGTCGAGATGTTGCATCAAAGTTAACATACAATGTGAAGTCATCAGCACAT CCTGCATATGTCCACCCATCAGCTATAAGAGCCATGAAACACAAGGAGATGCTGGCTGCAGAACGGCAGAAGGAAGAGGACAGATTAGCACGTTACGGCAAACCGACAGCGAGGGCGGTATTTACAGTCATACCACCGAGGGAAAATGTGTGGCTCACAACATATCAGAGTAGTTATTGCTCACCTGAGAAGCCTTCATAG